AATATTTATGCTCAGGTTTTAGAGGTGAATGCTCACGCCCTCTCCCTTATGCTCAAAACCTAGCTGTAATGCTCAAAATATGAGATCCATGCTCATTCTGTAATGTTTATGCGTGAAATCTCAAGGAGGTATGCTCAAGTTGATAACTTTATGCTCAAATTCCACATTCAAAAAATGTGCTTTGCGCAATATTCCCCTCTTATGCTCACTAATAAGAAAAGCGCAAGCGCCCTTGATCATCGACGTAAGGCGGTGAGGCCCACAGGATGTGGGTCACGTAGGCGTTGCCACACGATGTGGCGGTGATCCTCCGAGATATAGGAAACACGGTTCACGAAGTGAATCGATGTTGACTTATCGATGGAGAGGAGGGAACCAACTATAGTCGATAGGGCGCTGGAGCTAGACAAATTTTAAAATTTATTTTATAAAAAAAAGCCTCGAAGCAAGAAACTTCGAGGCTTTTTTTAGTTTAATGAACTTATTTACCGTTAAAACATTTCTGTAGTCAAACTCGTTTAAGTGATTAGTTAACGTTTTGATGTGCTTTAATTTCTAAGATTGGTTCTTCGTTGATGCGTTCTATGTCTGCACCAAGTGAGGCTAATTTTTCAGCAAAGTTGACATAGCCTCGGTCAAGATGTTTTAATTCAGTCACACGAGTGTAGCCATCTGCCACGAGACCTGCTAAAATGAGTGCTGCTCCTGCTCGTAGATCGGTTGCTTGAACCTCTGCACCTTGTAAAGTAGTTGGACCTTCTACGATGCAGCTACGTCCTTCAATTTTTAGCTTCCCGTTCATACGGCGGAATTCCTCCACATGCATGAAACGGTTTTCGAATACCGTTTCAGTAATTACGCTAGTTCCTTCTGCTACGAGCATTAATGCCATCATTTGGGACTGCATATCGGTTGGGAAACCTGGGTGGGGCATTGTTTTAATGTCGACAGCTTTTAGAGTTTCTGGTCCAATGACTCGAATTCCATCTTTTTCCTCGGTCACTTTTACTCCCATTTCTTCAAGCTTTGCAACAAGTGAACGTAAATGTTCCATTTCTGCACCTTGCACAAGTACATTTCCTTTTGTAATTGCAGCTGCGACGATGAAAGTTCCTGCTTCAATACGATCGGGAATAATAGTATGCTCTACCCCGTGAAGTTGGTCAACACCTTCGACACGAATTGTTTCTGTTCCCGCACCGACAATGTGTGCTCCCATTGCATTCAAGTAATTGGCTAAGTCAACAATTTCTGGTTCTTTTGCGCTGTTTTCAATGACAGTCCTGCCTTCAGCCATTGCTGCAGCCATCATAATGTTTTCTGTTGCACCAACACTAGGCACATCTAAATAAATACGGGCACCTTTAAGGCGTCCTTCTACATGTGCTTCAATAAAACCATTTCCAACGTGTACTTTTGCGCCCATAGCTTCAAAACCCTTCAGATGTTGATCGATAGGGCGAGAACCTATAGCACACCCGCCTGGAAGTGCTACTTTTGCATGACCGTAACGTGCCAACAATGGACCCATTACGAGTACAGATGCTCTCATTTTGCGAACATATTCAAATGGTGCTTCTGTTTTTAAAGGTTGTGAGGCATCAATGATTACATCGTTTCCGTTAATTTCAACCTTCGCATTCATATATTTTAGCACTTCACTAATCGTTGAAACATCAGCTAGAGCGGGTACTTCGTGAATAATACTCTTACCTTCGCTTGCAATTATACTAGCTGCGATGACAGGCAGTACGGCATTCTTAGCACCTTCTACCTTAACGCTACCGTTCAGCTGCCTCCCACCATTTACGATGATTTTTTCCAAGGTCATTCCCCTCCGCGTCCAATTTCTCTATATTAATATTCAGAAGTTATGATTGGTGTTCCTATTGTTATGGTTGTCCCTGAGCCCAAACCTGATCTGAGGCCAAATTGAACATTCATTGAGTCCTTGTCCGAAATCGGAATCGCGGCATTCCATTTGGGTGTGTAGCCAGAAACTGCGACAAAATCTTTTTCTTCCAATTCTTCAAGCTTCTCAACTTCCATTTTTTCAAGGTATTTTTCTAGCAATAAAACACTTCTTATGTTACCATCACCTGTTAGTCGAATACAAGTGAAATTTGTGGAATTTTCTTGAAAGAACAGATGCTTAGCTTTATTAAAAATTGGATAAAATTCTCCCTTCACTTCATGATCCCACTGACTTCCCACTACGTTGTAAAAAAGCTCCGTTACATTAGACCCGTCAATAGATTCGACAATGGTAAATTCTTCTGTAAATTGGCTATGCTTTTTCTTATAGGACCATACTTTTGATGAATGACCTTCCCGTACAGTGGGGTTGGCATGCTGTGTATAGGAAAGAATTTGCTTTCGTACGCGTTCCTTTTGAGAAAGTGGTACTTCTTCTCTTAGCGTCACCTTCCAACTATCT
This is a stretch of genomic DNA from Bacillaceae bacterium S4-13-56. It encodes these proteins:
- the murA gene encoding UDP-N-acetylglucosamine 1-carboxyvinyltransferase yields the protein MEKIIVNGGRQLNGSVKVEGAKNAVLPVIAASIIASEGKSIIHEVPALADVSTISEVLKYMNAKVEINGNDVIIDASQPLKTEAPFEYVRKMRASVLVMGPLLARYGHAKVALPGGCAIGSRPIDQHLKGFEAMGAKVHVGNGFIEAHVEGRLKGARIYLDVPSVGATENIMMAAAMAEGRTVIENSAKEPEIVDLANYLNAMGAHIVGAGTETIRVEGVDQLHGVEHTIIPDRIEAGTFIVAAAITKGNVLVQGAEMEHLRSLVAKLEEMGVKVTEEKDGIRVIGPETLKAVDIKTMPHPGFPTDMQSQMMALMLVAEGTSVITETVFENRFMHVEEFRRMNGKLKIEGRSCIVEGPTTLQGAEVQATDLRAGAALILAGLVADGYTRVTELKHLDRGYVNFAEKLASLGADIERINEEPILEIKAHQNVN
- a CDS encoding YwmB family TATA-box binding protein encodes the protein MRTKVITMVILIVMIVINGSPMIQGAGKIPELEDNIDFFQGENNVELDSWKVTLREEVPLSQKERVRKQILSYTQHANPTVREGHSSKVWSYKKKHSQFTEEFTIVESIDGSNVTELFYNVVGSQWDHEVKGEFYPIFNKAKHLFFQENSTNFTCIRLTGDGNIRSVLLLEKYLEKMEVEKLEELEEKDFVAVSGYTPKWNAAIPISDKDSMNVQFGLRSGLGSGTTITIGTPIITSEY